In the Halosolutus gelatinilyticus genome, TGGACGAAGCGCGGTTCCCCGATCGCCCCGGTCCGGACGAGTTCTCGCGCGCGCCTGACCGCCGGCTCCGTGTGCATCCGGTAGGCGATCATCGCCGTCACGTCGGCGGACTCGCAGGCGCCGGCGAGGCGCCGCGCCCGTTCGAGGGTCGCCTCCATCGGCTTCTCACACAGGATCGCCTTGCCGTGGGCCGCCGCGCTCTCGACGAACTCGAGGTGGCGAGCGTTGGGCGTACAGACGTAGACCGCGTCGTAAGCGTCGGTCGCGGCCCCGTCGTGGAACTCCTCGGCCGAGAGGCCGACCTCGATCGGCTCGTGGTCGGCCGCGACCCGTTCGGCCTTCTCCTTCGAGCGGCTGACGACGACGGTCGTCTCGCAGAACGTCGACGCCTCGATCGCGGGCATCGCTTTGTCGGACGTCCACCAGCCGAGGCCGATCAGGGCGAACCGGACCGGACCGTCGTCCGCCGACGATTCCTGCCACTCCCGGTGCGTGAACGATTCGAGATACTCGCTGAAGTCCTCGGAGTCCATGCGATCGGATTCTGAATCCGGGACTATAATTACGACGGTTACACGGCCGATGTCCGGTACCCGATCGAACGCAAGTCCGCGCTCGCGTGCTGTAGTAGTCTAGCGGCGAATGCGACCGTCGTCGAGCCGGCGGGGCGAAACGAGGCGTTCGGACGTTTACCTGATGGAATGTTATTTATAACACAAGCCCGAACGTGTGACTCAATGCCGCGTGCGTTCAGTTCACGGAGTCTCACTGTTAGGTGTCGCGATCGAGCGAACGGACCGCACGGGGGGTAACTACAGATGTCAAGTAACGCAGTGAATTCGGCAGGGACGAATCGCCGAGCCTCGGACGATCCGATCATCACGGTTCGAAACGCGAGCGTCCGGTTCGACATGGACAAGGGAACGTCGACGGTGCTCAACGACGTTACCATGGACATCTATCGAGGCGAAACGCTCGGCGTCGTCGGCGAGAGCGGCAGCGGCAAGTCGATGTTCGCCGACGCGCTGCTCGACGCCGTCGTCGAGCCCGGCATCCTGACCGGGGAGATCACGTACTATCCGGAGGACGGGGACCCGATCGACATTCTGGATCTTCAGCCCTGGGAGCTTCGCGAGGTGCGCTGGGAGGACATTTCGATGGTGTTCCAGGGCGCGATGAGCGCGTTCAACCCGACGATGAGCATCGGCGAGCACTTCGAGGAGACCCTCGAGGCCCACGGCTGGGACGAAGACGAGGGGCTCGAGCGCGCCCGACAGCTGTTCGCCGACCTGCACCTCGATCCGGATCGGATGCTTTCCTCGTTCCCGCACGAACTCTCCGGCGGGCAGAAGCAGCGGGCGCTGATCGCGCTGAGCCTGATCCTGGAGCCGGAGGTGCTCGTCATGGACGAGCCGACGGCCGCGCTCGACCTGCTGATGCAGCGGTCGATCCTCAACCTGCTGTACGACATCAAGGACAAGTACGACCTCACGCTCGTGTTCATCAGCCACGACCTCCCGATCGTCTCCGGCTTCGCCGACCGGCTGGCCGTCCTCTACGCCTTCGAGTTCGTCGAGGTCGGCGAGGCGACCGAGATTCTCGGGAACGCCGCCCACCCGTACACGCGGGCGCTGCTCAAATCCACGCCGAACCTCGACATCTCGCTCGACGAGATGCGGCCGATCGAAGGCGAGAGTCCGGATCCGGTCAACCATCCCGCGGGCTGTTCGTACCACCCCCGATGTCCGCTCGGCGACCAGAAGTGCACGACCGACGATCCGGCGTTTAGACCCGTCTCGGACGACCACAAGGTCCGCTGTCACTACTGGGAGGACGCGGATGAGGCCGTTCCGCTCGCGTTCGGAGGTGAGGACGAATGAGCCGCGACGAGCAGCCGGTGGTTTCGATCCGCGATCTCGAGGTGCACTTCGAGGACTCGTCGCTGATGCACTCGGTCGCGCCGTCGTGGCTCCGTGACAGAATCGGGCTGGAAGAGGACCCGACCGTTCGGGCCGTCGACAACATCGATCTGGACCTCGGCGAGAACGACGTGCTCGCGCTCGTCGGCGAGTCCGGCTGCGGCAAGACGACGCTCGGAAAGACGATGGTCGGGCTCACCCGGCCAACCGGCGGCTCGGTGAAGTACCGCGGCCACGATATCTGGGAGGTCCGCGACGGCGACGACGACGGCATCACCTTCGAGGAGATCCGCCGCTCGCTCCAGATCATCCACCAGGACCCCGGCTCCGCGCTCAACCCGTACCGATCCGTCCTCGAGAACCTCGAGGTGCCGCTCAAACGGTGGCACCCCCACCTCAACTACGCCGAGCGGCGCGGGCGCATCCTCACGATGCTGAAGCGGACGGGGATCAGCCCGCC is a window encoding:
- a CDS encoding ABC transporter ATP-binding protein yields the protein MSSNAVNSAGTNRRASDDPIITVRNASVRFDMDKGTSTVLNDVTMDIYRGETLGVVGESGSGKSMFADALLDAVVEPGILTGEITYYPEDGDPIDILDLQPWELREVRWEDISMVFQGAMSAFNPTMSIGEHFEETLEAHGWDEDEGLERARQLFADLHLDPDRMLSSFPHELSGGQKQRALIALSLILEPEVLVMDEPTAALDLLMQRSILNLLYDIKDKYDLTLVFISHDLPIVSGFADRLAVLYAFEFVEVGEATEILGNAAHPYTRALLKSTPNLDISLDEMRPIEGESPDPVNHPAGCSYHPRCPLGDQKCTTDDPAFRPVSDDHKVRCHYWEDADEAVPLAFGGEDE